In Acinetobacter sp. C32I, one genomic interval encodes:
- a CDS encoding MFS transporter yields MGAHPYTVHTDHVDTSMNVPRRYAWLVFALTFGLLISDYMSRQVLNAVFPLIKTEWALTDSQLGLLSGIVALMVGILTLPLSLLADRFGRVKSLVIMAVLWSLATLGCAVAENYQQMFVARFMVGVGEAAYGSVGIAVVVAIFPREMRATLASAFMAGGVFGSFLGMALGGVMAEHFGWRWAFGGMALFGLILALLYPMVVKEKRVNLSSKKSHNTQKQQQSKQCLSTIYSSRSVIATYIGSGFQLFVGGTIIVWMPSYLNRYYGMNTDSAGVLAAVIVLCSAVGSILCGMLSDRFGQNCPDRKVSLAIGYCLGSCVLLSIAFAMPAGKSQLLLICMGMFIALGTNGPSSAMVANLTHNSVHSTAFATLTLANNLLGLALGPLVIGKLSDVIGLDHAFQWMPLVSMVAAAVFLYAKNYYHQDIARLTEQAVLPNLDSTRSSGAEEK; encoded by the coding sequence ATGGGTGCTCATCCATATACCGTACATACGGATCATGTTGATACCTCAATGAATGTCCCGCGCCGTTATGCGTGGCTGGTATTCGCACTGACATTTGGCTTGTTGATTTCAGACTATATGTCTCGGCAAGTGCTAAATGCCGTATTTCCATTGATTAAAACTGAATGGGCCTTGACCGATAGCCAGCTTGGCTTATTGAGCGGTATTGTCGCGTTGATGGTTGGTATTTTGACCTTGCCCTTATCCTTACTGGCCGACCGTTTTGGGCGAGTGAAAAGCCTGGTCATTATGGCGGTGCTATGGAGTTTAGCGACTTTGGGTTGTGCTGTTGCTGAAAACTATCAGCAAATGTTTGTGGCCCGTTTTATGGTCGGTGTGGGTGAGGCTGCTTATGGCAGTGTTGGCATTGCAGTGGTAGTGGCGATTTTTCCACGCGAAATGCGAGCTACGCTGGCCAGTGCATTTATGGCAGGTGGGGTATTCGGCTCATTTCTCGGGATGGCACTGGGCGGTGTGATGGCAGAGCATTTTGGCTGGCGCTGGGCATTTGGTGGTATGGCATTATTTGGTTTGATTTTGGCCTTGCTCTATCCCATGGTGGTTAAAGAAAAAAGAGTCAATCTAAGCAGCAAAAAATCCCACAACACTCAGAAACAGCAACAGAGCAAACAATGCTTAAGCACGATTTATTCAAGTCGATCAGTGATTGCAACCTATATCGGTAGTGGTTTTCAACTGTTTGTTGGTGGCACCATCATTGTGTGGATGCCGAGTTATTTAAATCGTTATTACGGCATGAATACTGATTCTGCAGGTGTGCTAGCCGCCGTGATTGTACTGTGTAGTGCGGTCGGGAGCATTCTATGTGGCATGCTTAGTGATCGCTTTGGTCAAAACTGCCCAGATCGTAAGGTGAGTTTAGCAATTGGCTACTGTCTCGGGAGTTGCGTACTACTTTCGATTGCGTTTGCAATGCCTGCAGGAAAATCCCAATTGTTGCTGATATGCATGGGCATGTTTATTGCGTTAGGAACCAATGGCCCATCCAGTGCAATGGTGGCCAATCTCACCCATAACAGCGTCCACAGTACAGCTTTCGCGACCTTAACCTTAGCCAACAATTTATTGGGATTGGCACTCGGTCCTTTAGTTATAGGCAAGCTCTCCGATGTGATTGGTTTAGATCATGCCTTTCAATGGATGCCTTTGGTCAGCATGGTCGCAGCAGCCGTGTTTCTCTATGCCAAAAACTATTATCACCAAGATATTGCACGATTAACTGAGCAAGCAGTTTTACCCAATCTAGACAGCACTCGTTCAAGTGGTGCGGAAGAAAAATGA
- a CDS encoding AraC family transcriptional regulator, whose amino-acid sequence MVPLAHTAVLKNYLAVSQQLDLNPYQLLSDAGIYPAQLQDSAQRIPVDKAVTLLEQSAQLSGCEYFGLHMAEQRQLADFGELSLLLSYQHTLRDGLYTLVQYRNLINNALEMYIEEVGHTVIIRVEVITATTEYSRQAIELALGITHRFCAAFLQKWHPLSIHFTHDTPHDTTMHQRMFGCSLEFGSEFNGIVCNATELDKTNPHANTTMLAHAKRFLETDLLHRESESSIIFDIRKSIHLLLPMGRATIDQVAHTHGINVRTLQRRLEAAHTNFSVLINDVRRNLVFRYLKNLNYSLGQVSDILGYSMPSSFTRWFSSEFGMSPTTWRNNNKTVMKS is encoded by the coding sequence ATGGTGCCACTCGCCCATACTGCTGTGCTTAAAAATTATTTAGCTGTCAGCCAGCAATTAGACCTGAATCCATACCAATTGTTGTCCGATGCAGGCATCTATCCTGCACAGCTACAAGATAGTGCACAGCGCATTCCCGTAGACAAAGCGGTGACGCTGCTGGAACAATCAGCCCAATTGAGTGGTTGTGAATACTTTGGTTTGCATATGGCAGAACAACGCCAACTCGCAGATTTTGGTGAGCTGAGTTTATTATTGAGTTATCAACATACCTTGCGTGATGGCTTATACACCCTTGTGCAGTATCGAAATCTAATCAATAACGCATTGGAAATGTATATTGAAGAAGTCGGTCATACCGTCATTATTCGAGTCGAGGTAATTACTGCAACGACAGAGTACAGTCGTCAAGCCATCGAGCTTGCTTTAGGCATTACCCATCGTTTCTGTGCTGCTTTTTTGCAGAAATGGCACCCTTTGAGCATTCATTTTACCCATGATACCCCGCATGATACGACGATGCATCAACGTATGTTTGGTTGTTCGTTAGAGTTTGGCAGCGAATTTAACGGTATTGTTTGCAATGCAACAGAATTAGATAAAACCAATCCACATGCCAATACCACGATGCTGGCACATGCCAAACGTTTTCTTGAAACGGATCTATTGCATCGTGAAAGTGAATCTTCAATTATTTTTGATATTCGTAAAAGTATTCATCTGCTATTGCCGATGGGACGGGCCACGATTGATCAAGTCGCCCATACTCATGGCATCAACGTCCGTACCCTACAGCGCCGACTGGAAGCTGCACATACCAACTTCAGTGTGTTGATCAACGATGTACGTCGTAATTTGGTTTTTCGCTATCTAAAAAACCTGAATTACTCTCTAGGACAGGTCTCGGATATTTTAGGTTATTCAATGCCAAGTTCATTTACCCGTTGGTTTAGCAGCGAATTTGGTATGTCACCCACCACTTGGCGGAATAATAACAAGACAGTTATGAAGTCCTAA
- a CDS encoding Rieske 2Fe-2S domain-containing protein, giving the protein MTIRFQVPQEKIPVSGARAFLQIEGKNIALFHIGKQFYAIEDRCPHQGASLFSGKLEGQAIRCCAHGLVFDLATGYMLNSKHLNVATYPVEVDAAQLFILIDTGENND; this is encoded by the coding sequence ATGACTATTCGTTTTCAGGTTCCACAAGAAAAAATCCCAGTATCAGGTGCGAGAGCTTTTCTCCAAATTGAGGGGAAAAATATTGCACTGTTTCATATTGGTAAACAGTTTTATGCGATTGAGGATCGCTGCCCACATCAAGGTGCGTCTTTATTTAGCGGCAAACTAGAAGGGCAAGCGATTCGTTGTTGTGCTCATGGTTTGGTTTTTGATCTGGCGACGGGATATATGTTGAATTCAAAGCATTTAAATGTGGCGACCTATCCGGTTGAAGTCGATGCAGCGCAGCTATTTATCCTGATAGATACAGGAGAAAACAATGACTAA
- a CDS encoding TauD/TfdA family dioxygenase — MQIEQLTCNIGAELRGVHLADAIHDDGLFTEIRTQLLKHRVVFLRNQQMTRAEHVAFAERFGPLEDHPAVGSHPDHPGLVQIYKHPDSPIDRYENAWHSDASWRKIPPMGCVLRCVECPPVGGDTMWTNMVMAYENLPEDIKEKIAPLRAYHSIEASFGAAMPIEKRLALKAQFPDAEHPVVRTHPETGEQILYVNAFTTHFSNYHTKDRVRFGQDANPGAGDLLRYLITQAAIPEYQVRWSWEPNSIAIWDNRSTQHYAVMDYPPCHRKMERAGIVGDATY; from the coding sequence ATGCAAATTGAACAGTTAACTTGCAATATTGGTGCAGAACTACGTGGTGTCCACTTAGCCGATGCGATTCATGATGATGGGTTGTTCACTGAAATTCGGACACAATTGCTGAAACATCGGGTGGTGTTCTTGCGTAATCAGCAGATGACGCGGGCTGAACATGTGGCTTTTGCCGAACGCTTTGGGCCGTTGGAGGATCATCCTGCGGTGGGTAGTCATCCTGATCACCCAGGTTTGGTGCAAATTTATAAACATCCTGACAGCCCGATTGATCGGTATGAAAATGCATGGCATAGCGATGCCAGCTGGCGCAAAATTCCACCGATGGGATGTGTACTGCGTTGTGTGGAATGTCCACCTGTTGGCGGCGATACCATGTGGACCAATATGGTGATGGCCTATGAAAATTTACCCGAAGATATCAAGGAAAAGATTGCGCCTTTACGTGCCTATCACAGTATCGAAGCTAGTTTTGGCGCTGCCATGCCCATCGAAAAACGTTTGGCATTGAAGGCACAGTTTCCAGATGCTGAGCATCCTGTCGTACGAACACATCCAGAGACAGGTGAGCAGATTCTCTACGTCAATGCATTCACCACCCATTTTAGTAATTACCATACCAAAGACCGCGTACGGTTTGGGCAGGATGCCAATCCAGGTGCAGGAGATCTACTGCGTTACTTAATCACCCAAGCGGCGATTCCTGAATATCAGGTGCGCTGGAGTTGGGAGCCGAATAGCATCGCTATTTGGGATAATCGAAGTACCCAACATTATGCAGTGATGGATTACCCGCCATGCCACCGGAAAATGGAGCGGGCAGGTATCGTCGGTGATGCAACCTATTAA
- a CDS encoding 3-keto-5-aminohexanoate cleavage protein, producing MQFFDDSLHPENMEKVVITVAPYGPEWMPEDFPEDIPVTMDEQIQKAVECYEAGATVLHLHVRELDGKGSKRLSKFNELIAGVREAVPEMIIQVGGSISFAPESEGEAALWLSDDTRHMLAELTPKPDQVTVAINTTQMNIMELLYPEYLEGTSLAHPAIQEAYAEMTVPAGPAWVAEHLKRLCQNNIQPHFQLTGMHGLETLERMVRKGLYMGPLNLTWIGIGGGFDGPNPFNFFNFIHRVPDGCTLTSESLLKNVLPFNTMSMAMGFHARVGNEDTIIDHRGQRFSSVQQIQQTVRIAHELGREVATGPEAREIYRIGVQYQSIEETLQANGMSPNRQPKQKGVPQRH from the coding sequence ATGCAATTCTTTGACGATTCTTTGCACCCAGAAAATATGGAAAAAGTGGTTATTACCGTTGCGCCCTATGGCCCAGAGTGGATGCCAGAGGACTTTCCTGAAGATATTCCAGTGACCATGGATGAGCAGATTCAGAAAGCGGTGGAATGCTATGAGGCAGGCGCGACAGTGCTGCATTTGCATGTGCGTGAACTGGATGGTAAGGGCTCTAAACGGTTGTCCAAGTTTAATGAACTCATCGCAGGGGTGCGTGAAGCCGTACCCGAGATGATTATTCAAGTCGGTGGCTCGATTTCATTTGCACCTGAAAGCGAGGGTGAGGCAGCTTTGTGGCTGAGTGATGATACCCGTCATATGCTGGCTGAATTAACACCAAAACCTGATCAGGTCACGGTCGCAATTAACACCACACAAATGAATATTATGGAGTTGCTCTATCCAGAATATTTGGAAGGCACATCTTTGGCACATCCTGCAATTCAGGAAGCTTATGCTGAAATGACGGTTCCAGCTGGACCTGCATGGGTCGCAGAACATTTGAAACGCCTTTGCCAAAATAATATTCAACCGCATTTCCAACTCACTGGAATGCATGGCTTAGAGACCCTAGAACGGATGGTACGTAAGGGCTTATACATGGGGCCATTGAATTTGACTTGGATTGGAATTGGCGGCGGATTCGATGGGCCAAATCCATTTAACTTCTTTAATTTTATTCACCGTGTACCAGATGGTTGCACCCTGACTTCGGAATCATTGCTTAAAAATGTATTGCCATTCAATACCATGTCGATGGCGATGGGTTTTCATGCACGGGTTGGTAATGAAGATACCATTATCGATCATCGTGGTCAGCGTTTCTCATCTGTACAGCAAATTCAGCAAACTGTACGTATTGCACATGAATTAGGTCGTGAAGTGGCAACAGGCCCAGAGGCACGAGAAATCTATCGGATTGGTGTGCAATATCAAAGTATTGAAGAAACCTTGCAGGCCAATGGCATGTCACCAAACCGCCAACCAAAACAAAAAGGTGTACCTCAGCGCCATTAA
- a CDS encoding DUF1302 domain-containing protein, with product MVCHVKNSNEQITTAILAQTTVLLGLLCSLSDASAASYQINEGWRLESNSTIALGASWSIQAPSAELLYKPDASHIGKNGMSVDINGDDGRANFDHGDAISQIVKGLTEFRLNGAQQGAVLSAKYWYDHAYETGKGDLKPFDDSEWPNLVKFKGIELWDAYLWKNIEFDSKQSLKLKLGKHRLNWGKSQFFQNGLNSVSAFDFAAINRPASEAKERIIPVEMLSFEAAIQPNLKLEGFYQFKFRPSVVDGCGTFFAISDFVPENCGPIMLTVTPGDKLTETAAKAQTYIPRSASHYAKDSGQYGVALKRNLSSLNQAELGFYFANYHNRNANFDGIAVTAAGVENFKTARFFSIYPENIKIYGLSLSGKVGTTQLFSELSYKPNQPLQLNGTDIVYAQVLSKETPLKPAGVAAEFGEYLQGYVRLPVTQLSIGATDSIAGILKADGLSWGAEFAVNHIANIGNHRFGRVGVFGRSELSTGAYDSETGEFKCTPYGTANLPNAAVDRLNERYCNKAGFFSEWSYGYRLRAALSYQDLLPATVITPSLTFRHDVSGYSQNFQQGQMSLAASVSANFRQKYSAEVLYQNFFGSNDFSTIDDRDFISLAFKYSF from the coding sequence ATGGTTTGTCATGTTAAAAATTCAAATGAACAAATAACCACTGCTATTTTAGCTCAAACAACTGTGCTGTTGGGACTGCTGTGTTCACTTTCAGATGCTTCAGCGGCCAGTTATCAAATCAATGAAGGCTGGCGTTTAGAGAGCAATAGCACGATTGCGCTGGGTGCAAGTTGGAGTATCCAAGCGCCATCAGCCGAATTGTTATATAAGCCCGATGCCAGTCATATTGGCAAAAATGGCATGAGTGTAGATATTAACGGTGATGATGGACGTGCCAACTTCGATCACGGGGATGCCATTTCACAAATCGTTAAAGGTTTAACCGAATTTCGTTTAAACGGAGCACAACAAGGTGCAGTATTGAGTGCCAAGTATTGGTATGACCATGCCTATGAAACTGGGAAAGGTGATTTAAAACCTTTCGATGATTCTGAATGGCCAAACTTGGTGAAGTTTAAAGGAATTGAGTTATGGGATGCCTATCTCTGGAAAAATATTGAATTTGATTCCAAGCAGTCTCTCAAGCTGAAATTGGGTAAACATCGCTTGAATTGGGGGAAATCCCAATTTTTCCAAAATGGTCTCAACTCGGTCAGCGCCTTTGATTTTGCTGCCATCAATCGACCTGCCAGCGAAGCCAAAGAACGGATAATTCCGGTCGAGATGTTGTCTTTTGAAGCCGCGATTCAACCAAACTTAAAACTAGAAGGATTCTATCAATTCAAATTTAGGCCGTCGGTGGTGGATGGCTGCGGGACGTTTTTTGCAATTTCAGATTTTGTCCCCGAAAATTGTGGACCGATTATGTTAACGGTGACACCGGGTGACAAGTTAACTGAAACTGCTGCCAAGGCGCAAACTTATATCCCTCGTTCTGCCAGTCATTATGCAAAAGACAGTGGGCAATATGGCGTTGCACTGAAACGAAACTTATCGAGCCTGAATCAAGCTGAATTGGGTTTTTATTTTGCCAACTATCATAATCGAAATGCAAACTTTGATGGTATCGCCGTGACGGCTGCTGGCGTTGAAAACTTTAAAACAGCACGTTTTTTCTCAATTTATCCTGAAAATATCAAGATCTATGGTCTAAGCCTGAGTGGAAAGGTCGGTACAACCCAGCTGTTCAGTGAGTTGAGCTATAAACCCAATCAACCCTTACAGCTGAATGGAACAGATATTGTCTATGCTCAGGTGCTCTCAAAAGAAACGCCACTTAAACCTGCAGGTGTTGCTGCTGAGTTTGGCGAGTATCTGCAAGGATATGTCCGTTTGCCAGTCACACAACTCTCCATTGGCGCCACTGATAGCATTGCAGGCATTTTAAAAGCAGATGGTTTGTCTTGGGGTGCAGAATTCGCTGTGAATCATATCGCCAATATTGGCAATCATCGCTTTGGTCGAGTTGGGGTTTTTGGTCGCAGTGAATTATCAACAGGCGCTTATGATTCAGAAACAGGTGAGTTTAAGTGTACGCCGTATGGTACAGCAAATCTTCCGAATGCTGCTGTTGATCGTTTGAATGAGCGTTATTGCAATAAAGCCGGTTTTTTTAGTGAATGGTCATATGGTTATCGGCTACGTGCAGCTCTAAGTTATCAAGACCTTTTACCTGCAACGGTGATTACACCCAGTTTAACTTTCCGCCATGATGTATCTGGATATAGCCAAAATTTTCAGCAAGGGCAAATGAGTCTGGCTGCCTCAGTATCGGCCAACTTTCGACAAAAATATTCAGCAGAAGTTCTGTATCAAAACTTTTTTGGATCAAATGACTTTAGTACTATTGATGATAGAGACTTTATATCGCTTGCCTTTAAATATAGTTTTTAA
- a CDS encoding DsbA family oxidoreductase: MMMRELNIDVFFDFICPWCLIGKRQLQAAIVQLKQSDPEIEVIVHWHGMQLLPEIPIAGVDFKQFYQKRLGSLDAVKQRQTQVRQAAKTVSVELHFEKIKWMPNTAQAHHLFQSVLKLGTAQQAEHLLEQLFAAYFEAGENLGDSAVLQRILKECGYSVNEQGRGWSEVNPSFQSTYTGANGVPYFIFDGYLTLAGAHSVDVLYQAMLEALVVQG; this comes from the coding sequence ATGATGATGCGTGAATTAAATATCGATGTCTTTTTTGATTTTATTTGTCCGTGGTGCCTAATCGGAAAACGTCAGTTACAGGCTGCAATTGTGCAATTAAAGCAAAGTGATCCAGAGATTGAGGTCATTGTACATTGGCATGGTATGCAGTTACTTCCTGAGATACCGATAGCGGGTGTCGATTTCAAACAGTTCTATCAAAAACGATTGGGCAGTTTAGACGCTGTAAAACAACGCCAAACCCAAGTGCGTCAGGCAGCCAAGACAGTTAGTGTCGAGCTGCATTTTGAAAAAATTAAATGGATGCCAAATACGGCTCAAGCGCATCATCTGTTTCAAAGCGTTTTAAAACTGGGAACAGCGCAGCAAGCAGAGCATTTATTGGAACAGCTTTTTGCTGCCTATTTTGAAGCAGGTGAAAACTTGGGAGATAGCGCTGTGTTGCAAAGAATTCTCAAGGAATGTGGTTACTCGGTGAATGAACAGGGCCGTGGATGGTCGGAAGTCAACCCGTCTTTTCAGTCGACCTATACAGGAGCAAATGGCGTGCCTTATTTTATTTTTGATGGTTACCTGACCTTGGCTGGTGCACATTCAGTCGATGTGCTCTATCAAGCCATGTTAGAAGCCTTGGTGGTACAAGGATAA
- a CDS encoding LysR family transcriptional regulator yields the protein MAMQIKSLEIFMMVVKLGSFSEAAKTLYTVQSNVTSHIKKLETELNVELLHRQNPIQPTRAGVQLYGYAEKMLHLQKELLDTFSHSQLTANFPLAIGSMETTAAVRLPVLIRDLQQHSPDFPFTLSTAPTRDLIDLVHASKLDCAFVAHHAPIDGMFNLHVWTEQLVLISSKHMPERFANDDLIQKKFIAFKQGCSYRKAIDQFLSSHHLPAANVIEMGSLDGIISCVSLDVGLAILPISYVQQSHFAQSVKIHPIDSATAEINTYLIAHRDMSTWATNMHHFVEHVKGMNQQLEK from the coding sequence ATGGCGATGCAGATTAAATCTTTAGAAATTTTTATGATGGTGGTGAAGTTAGGCAGTTTTTCCGAGGCGGCAAAAACGCTCTATACCGTACAATCCAATGTCACCAGTCATATCAAAAAACTGGAAACAGAGTTGAATGTCGAGTTGCTACATCGGCAGAACCCCATTCAACCCACTAGAGCTGGGGTGCAACTCTATGGTTATGCTGAAAAAATGCTGCATCTACAAAAAGAGCTATTGGACACCTTTTCCCATAGTCAGCTGACAGCCAATTTTCCTTTAGCGATTGGGAGTATGGAAACCACGGCTGCGGTTCGACTGCCAGTGTTGATCCGCGATTTACAACAGCACAGCCCAGATTTTCCTTTTACGTTATCGACTGCACCCACACGAGATTTGATTGATTTGGTCCATGCATCCAAGCTAGATTGTGCATTTGTAGCACATCATGCACCGATTGATGGGATGTTTAATTTACATGTCTGGACTGAGCAGTTGGTGCTTATTTCTTCAAAGCATATGCCTGAACGATTTGCAAATGACGATCTGATTCAAAAGAAATTTATTGCCTTTAAGCAAGGTTGTAGTTACCGCAAAGCCATTGATCAGTTCTTATCTTCCCATCATTTACCCGCAGCCAATGTGATTGAAATGGGCAGCCTAGATGGCATTATCAGCTGTGTCAGTCTAGATGTTGGCCTTGCAATTTTACCGATCAGCTATGTACAGCAATCTCATTTTGCCCAAAGTGTGAAGATTCATCCCATTGACTCGGCTACAGCGGAGATCAATACCTACCTGATTGCACATCGTGATATGAGCACATGGGCAACCAATATGCATCATTTTGTTGAGCATGTGAAAGGCATGAATCAGCAGCTTGAGAAATAA
- a CDS encoding YeiH family protein: MTKFMDFRLRTRELMPGLIVSTVVAAAACFLSEHYGAPVMLFALLLGMGLNFLSSESQCKAGIEFTARTVLRIGIALLGMRITLGQITALGWQPIVLVITLVIVTISVSVITAKILGFKKLFGMLTGGATAICGASAALALSAAFPQHPQKEKATLFTVIGVSALSTLAMIVYPMIARWLELSPQQAGVFLGATIHDVAQVVGAGYSMSPETGDTATVVKLMRVAMLLPVIICAAMITRMQGGDATGKHPPLLPWFAVGFLVLACINSTGWVPSMLQQGVNELSKWCLVIAISALGMKTQLKELASVGIKPILLMLGETIFLVVLVLLLMHWMF, translated from the coding sequence ATGACTAAATTCATGGATTTTCGTCTGCGTACCCGTGAGTTGATGCCAGGCCTTATTGTCAGTACCGTTGTTGCAGCAGCAGCCTGTTTTCTTTCAGAGCATTATGGTGCACCTGTGATGTTATTTGCTTTGCTGTTGGGAATGGGTTTGAACTTTCTTTCTAGTGAAAGTCAATGTAAAGCAGGCATCGAATTTACGGCACGAACAGTGTTACGCATCGGGATTGCCTTGTTGGGGATGCGGATTACGCTAGGACAAATTACCGCGTTGGGCTGGCAACCAATTGTATTGGTGATCACATTGGTGATCGTGACGATTTCAGTTTCAGTGATCACGGCTAAAATTCTGGGGTTCAAAAAACTTTTCGGGATGTTGACCGGCGGTGCAACTGCAATTTGTGGTGCATCAGCAGCCTTGGCACTTTCTGCTGCATTTCCTCAACATCCTCAAAAAGAAAAAGCCACTTTATTCACTGTCATTGGTGTTTCTGCATTGTCCACTTTGGCTATGATTGTTTATCCGATGATTGCACGATGGTTAGAACTATCGCCACAGCAGGCAGGTGTGTTTTTAGGGGCAACTATCCATGACGTCGCACAGGTGGTTGGCGCGGGTTATAGCATGTCGCCAGAAACAGGTGATACTGCAACCGTTGTTAAATTGATGCGGGTTGCCATGTTATTGCCTGTCATTATTTGTGCGGCAATGATCACGCGTATGCAAGGTGGAGACGCTACAGGCAAACATCCACCTTTATTGCCTTGGTTTGCCGTTGGTTTTTTAGTTCTTGCCTGTATCAATAGCACGGGTTGGGTTCCAAGCATGCTACAGCAAGGGGTGAATGAATTATCGAAATGGTGTTTAGTGATTGCAATTAGTGCCTTAGGCATGAAAACACAACTGAAGGAACTGGCTTCTGTTGGAATCAAGCCGATTTTACTGATGCTGGGTGAAACCATTTTCTTGGTGGTATTGGTCTTACTATTGATGCATTGGATGTTTTAG
- a CDS encoding quinone oxidoreductase: protein MTLNKAIRFYGTGTPEVMRYEDIEVGAPAVGQVRLRHVAVGLNYADTYFRNGTYPIPLPNGMGVEASGIIEAVGDGVTDFVVGDRVTYTGFLNTLGAYSTERLIAADALIKLPDDISCETAAAMTMRGFTAAYLMRRIYDFKAGDCILLHAAAGGVGLIVSQWAKLLGLTVIGTTSTDEKAAVARAYGCDHVINYSHENVAERVRELTDGIGVNVVFDSVGKNTFMASLDSLKRRGLLVCVGTASGPIPDFNPVLLAMKGSLFITRPALADYIADPEEKRALAKELFDHVSSGRIKIEINHRYALEDAVQAHRDLEARKTIGSSIFVI from the coding sequence ATGACGTTGAATAAAGCGATACGGTTCTACGGAACAGGGACACCAGAGGTGATGCGCTATGAGGACATCGAAGTCGGCGCACCTGCGGTTGGTCAAGTACGTCTACGCCACGTAGCGGTGGGCCTTAATTATGCTGATACCTATTTCCGCAATGGGACTTATCCGATTCCCTTACCAAATGGTATGGGTGTTGAAGCCTCTGGCATTATCGAAGCGGTGGGTGACGGTGTAACCGATTTTGTGGTGGGTGATCGCGTTACCTATACAGGGTTTTTGAATACGCTTGGCGCTTATAGCACCGAACGCCTTATTGCCGCAGATGCATTAATCAAACTCCCTGACGATATTTCCTGTGAAACTGCGGCTGCAATGACCATGCGTGGTTTTACGGCAGCGTATCTGATGCGTCGTATCTATGACTTTAAAGCAGGCGATTGCATTTTATTACATGCAGCCGCAGGTGGTGTGGGGCTGATTGTATCGCAATGGGCCAAACTGTTGGGGCTAACCGTGATTGGAACCACCTCGACGGATGAAAAAGCAGCGGTAGCACGTGCCTATGGCTGTGATCATGTGATTAATTATAGCCATGAGAATGTGGCTGAACGGGTGCGTGAGTTGACCGATGGCATTGGGGTCAATGTGGTCTTTGATAGTGTGGGTAAAAATACCTTTATGGCCTCATTAGACTCGCTCAAACGCCGTGGTTTATTGGTTTGCGTAGGTACCGCATCAGGGCCAATTCCTGACTTTAACCCTGTGTTACTGGCAATGAAAGGTTCGTTGTTTATCACCCGTCCAGCTTTAGCCGATTATATTGCCGATCCAGAAGAAAAAAGAGCCTTAGCCAAGGAACTGTTTGATCATGTCAGCAGTGGACGCATCAAGATCGAGATCAATCATCGCTATGCACTTGAAGATGCCGTACAAGCACATCGTGATCTGGAAGCACGTAAAACCATAGGTTCATCCATTTTTGTGATTTGA
- a CDS encoding alpha/beta hydrolase, whose product MEKIQTEATVLIISGLRDHVASHWQTILETRLAKVRSVPPLQEDKLNCAKRVAAIQAELEKIQGPVILVAHSAGVLMAIHWAARYQHAIQGALLVTPPDLNDVWPEHYPSPKMLRQAGWSPLPDQVLPFPSIVAASVNDPLAHFNAVAAMAKTWGSVLINLGAVGHLNPVSGFGPWPQAEQLIQQLDYKVDQPSLIA is encoded by the coding sequence ATGGAAAAAATACAAACAGAGGCGACAGTTTTAATTATCTCAGGTTTGCGGGACCATGTGGCTTCGCATTGGCAAACCATTTTAGAAACACGCTTAGCCAAGGTCCGTTCAGTACCACCTTTGCAAGAAGATAAGCTCAACTGTGCAAAACGTGTTGCTGCGATACAGGCTGAACTGGAAAAAATACAAGGTCCAGTGATTCTGGTGGCGCATAGCGCAGGGGTACTGATGGCGATACATTGGGCCGCGCGATATCAACACGCTATTCAAGGGGCATTGCTGGTGACACCACCTGACTTGAATGACGTTTGGCCAGAACATTATCCTTCGCCCAAAATGCTCAGACAAGCAGGATGGTCGCCGTTGCCCGATCAAGTGCTGCCATTTCCAAGTATTGTGGCTGCTAGTGTCAATGATCCACTAGCGCATTTTAATGCCGTGGCGGCAATGGCGAAAACATGGGGCAGTGTATTGATTAATCTAGGTGCTGTCGGGCATCTCAATCCTGTATCTGGGTTTGGTCCGTGGCCTCAGGCAGAACAATTGATTCAGCAATTGGATTACAAGGTCGATCAACCGAGCCTGATTGCATAA